The segment TTCCAATCCTAGAAAAGCACGCCGAACAACTCACCTACCATTTTTATAAAAGAATGTTCTCCCATAATCCAGAAGTAATCCCTTTGTTTAATTCAGCCCATCAATCAACCGGACATCAACAAAAAGCATTGGCCGGCGCAATTTGTTCTTATGCAGCTAACATAGATAATTTGGAGGCTCTCGGAAGCTCTATCGAACTCATTGCACAAAAACATGCTTCATTACAGATTAAACCAAAGCATTACCCTATCGTAGGACAGAATCTACTTGCCTCAATCCAAGAAATATTAGGTAATGGCGCAACAGACGAAGTGATCCAAGCATGGGCACAGGCGTATGATTTCTTGGCGAACATTCTTATTGGGCGCGAGACACAGATCTATAAGCAACATGCAACAACCACAGGAGGTTGGCAAGGTTTCAAAGCCATGCGTGTCATAAAAAAAGAAATCGAAAGCAGCATTATCACATCTTTCTATTTGGCATCTCTAGATGGTAAAAAACCACCTCAATTCAAACCTGGTCAATATATAACAGTACGTGTACCAACCCCCGATGAAACAACAACCATGAGAAATTATAGTCTCTCCAATCAGCCAGGTGAAGACTGGTTGCGCATCAGTGTAAAACGCGAACAAGGTTATAAGGCCAATATTCCAGATGGTTATGTTTCTAATTATTTGCATGATAACATTGATATAGGTTCAATCTTAGAAATAGCGCCACCTTGTGGAGAGTTTTTTCTGGACATAACAGAAAAACATGAACGCCCACTTGTGCTTTTATCCGCTGGTGTGGGTATCACTCCCATACTCAGTATTTTACTCAGTGCTGTTACTGTTATGTCAAATCGTGAGATTATTTTTATCCACGGTAGTTTGAATGAAAACGTGCATGCTTTCAAAAACAACACTAATAGTTTAGCAAAAAAACATCACAACTTGAAAGTTTACTACCGTTACAGCGATCCTGAAAAGCCTGAAAATCTGCGTAAAGGCATGGATAGTACAGGGTTGATTGATGCTCAGTTCATTGAAAGCTTAGTATCACAAAGAGACTGTGATTATTACTTTTGTGGCCCTCACCCCTTTATGATAAACATATATCATGAGTTGCTTGCCTGGGGGATCCCACCCGCACAAGTGCATTTTGAATTTTTTGGCCCCAACCAAGAATTAGAAAAAAAACAACTTCAATAAAATCTCGCCCCACCCGATCCAAGGAAGGATATATACTGATGTATGAATATATCAGATAAAAGGCCATAAAAAATGGATATATCGAATTGTAAAATATTTTCAAAAATATAAAATGTTTATCAGTTTAGCTTATAAACAATATACCGTCTTTCAACTTTATTAACAGAGCATCACCAAGCAATAAGGAGAAACTAATATGTCTTTAACGTTCTCCCTCATTGACAACAAAGCAAAATCTCGTTTCGATGGTAAAAATATCCAAAATACTAAAAACGATCAATTAAGAAATATATCAGAAACAGAAAATATCTCTCTAAATTGCACTGTTCCTTGTTCGGCAAACAATACAGCATCCTATTCCATCGATAGAAAGACACACACACTTAAAAGTGGCACAGAAGGTTCTGTCAGAGTAGCAAAAAATCTAAATACAAATACTTTTTGTCTTGTTAAAATAAAATCTTCCTATAATATTTCAGAACTATTCTCTGCTTCACGAAGAGAATATAAACTTGCCAAAGAATATTCTGATGCATACATGCTTGCTTACCAAGAGGTGCAGTCAAAAGAACAGGGAAAGGCATATTTATTTATGAATGAAATATCAGGACGAACAATAGAAGAGTTTAATGCAGAAGGGCTTTCTGCCATTGAATGTCTACGTATTATTCATAATTTATTACTTGAGTTATCTGTCTTAGGCCAGAAAAATATTAATCATAATGACATTAATGATAGCAACATCATAATAGACGATAATTTTGACATCTACTTTATTGATTTTGGTCGATCAACAAAAAATACAATGAATGGGCTGATTTATGGCTATGACTTTGATGCCATTTGCGAAATCATTATTGATGATCTCAATCTTATTCGATACGATCGAGAGCTAGAAACACTTTTACGTACAAAATTAGATACTGCAAAAGACGCTAGTGACAATTTTAACTATATAGACATCAATGATCTTATACTTGAAGTAGAAAATAGGATCCACAATTCAAAAGATCAGAAAATACCTCTCAAAAAAAGAAACCAAACAGAATTTTTCTCTTCCTCCACATCGCCAATCGATGATCATATCTTTTTAACATCAGCAAAGAAAGCACGATATTGATAACATGAGCAGAAGACTCTAGCCCAACATAGATATTTTCTTTACTTATTAGTTCATGATCTTATTTGTAAAATTCAACAAAAAACTCCACAGGTTCTGTGAGCGAAACATGATGAATAACTTCAGGCTCAATAACACCATCCTTACCTGGCTCCAA is part of the Candidatus Berkiella cookevillensis genome and harbors:
- the hmpA gene encoding NO-inducible flavohemoprotein, translating into MLDEYTIRIIKSTVPILEKHAEQLTYHFYKRMFSHNPEVIPLFNSAHQSTGHQQKALAGAICSYAANIDNLEALGSSIELIAQKHASLQIKPKHYPIVGQNLLASIQEILGNGATDEVIQAWAQAYDFLANILIGRETQIYKQHATTTGGWQGFKAMRVIKKEIESSIITSFYLASLDGKKPPQFKPGQYITVRVPTPDETTTMRNYSLSNQPGEDWLRISVKREQGYKANIPDGYVSNYLHDNIDIGSILEIAPPCGEFFLDITEKHERPLVLLSAGVGITPILSILLSAVTVMSNREIIFIHGSLNENVHAFKNNTNSLAKKHHNLKVYYRYSDPEKPENLRKGMDSTGLIDAQFIESLVSQRDCDYYFCGPHPFMINIYHELLAWGIPPAQVHFEFFGPNQELEKKQLQ
- a CDS encoding protein kinase domain-containing protein — its product is MSLTFSLIDNKAKSRFDGKNIQNTKNDQLRNISETENISLNCTVPCSANNTASYSIDRKTHTLKSGTEGSVRVAKNLNTNTFCLVKIKSSYNISELFSASRREYKLAKEYSDAYMLAYQEVQSKEQGKAYLFMNEISGRTIEEFNAEGLSAIECLRIIHNLLLELSVLGQKNINHNDINDSNIIIDDNFDIYFIDFGRSTKNTMNGLIYGYDFDAICEIIIDDLNLIRYDRELETLLRTKLDTAKDASDNFNYIDINDLILEVENRIHNSKDQKIPLKKRNQTEFFSSSTSPIDDHIFLTSAKKARY